The window actcaacattaaaatactacTACTGCAGTCTTCGGGTTATTTATCATGATGTCATACACAAGTGACTGTTAGGGGCGTGTTGATGATGATCTAATGGAGGCTGGTGGTGGCTCCGCCCTTTCCGTCCTGTAGGGCTGTAGGGGGCGGAGTTGTTACCTGGCCAGgtggctgcagagacacaggtCGAAGGTCAATATCCGTCTCATAGTACTGACATTGCTGTGGTATAAGTACTACAACTAATGCTGTAGCTACTGCCACTGTAATAGCTACTACTTCTGCTGCTACTGTAAATATTCTAATTCCACTACAACTACTAGTAATAGCTATGTCCCTACTACTTCTACTCCATTAATACAACTATTGTAACGCACCTACTTCTTGTATTAACGGTTACTACTACTCATGTGTTGCCAGCTGTACTTATAGTTTTTACCTGTGTTGTACTTCAGTACAGGTGTGTGCACAGGTGTGTCTTCTTTACCACTTTTGGGGGGGCCGCTGTAGTCGGGCTGCGGTGGCGCGGTGGGATTGTGAGGGCTGAgttggggggggtgagagggggatGCATGGCCTTCatggttttgggggggggcggtctgaAGTAGCCCGGGGCCATCGCTACAgaccccccctctgcccctcccACAACCGACAGCCGACATGGAGCTGCTGCCTGTAAGACACGGCGCAGGACAATAGACAACGAACGCGCACCTGAATACAGAGGTGGGTTCAGTGATATATGctcatttaaaacatatttattacctttcatttaaatacatttttttccgttttttttaaattattataccaTTTTTAATTGGTATTGAATTCAAAGATAGATGGGTTTACTCTAGGACATTTCAAGAAGAAGGTCTGACAGCGGGGGGGTGAAGAGGTTGCGCACGTCATTCAGGACAGGAAGTGCAGAGCGACACGTGCTTCCACGTCACCAGAAACGGCTCCGATGACACCAGGAAAGTCGACGAGATGGCAACTAATTTGGACTGAAAGGACCAGGAGTTGGATGGAAATGACGACGCCGTAAAGATCTCAGCACCGATTGGCTCGTCGGGTCAAAAGTGTTTTATTGCGAAGATCACGacatcaccttttctcctcGTCTCACTGCAATCGCAGAAACGCTGCCACTTCATGTCGGAATCAGAAAGTTTGTCTCCTGGGTCATCTTTGTAATTAGCTTTTAAGACAATATTGGCTTCCACCGGAAAGGGGCGGGACTTATCCTCAACTGACCTGAAGGAGAGAGGGGCATGCTGGGATACATGCTGAGAGGGCGGGGCTGGCTGTATGGGTCAGATTGAGGGGGCGAGTCCTGCATGAACTCCTCCTTTATCAGAGACGTTGGACCTGAAGAAGGACACAGGCGAGACAGGGTCGACCAATGAGCTGCGGACGCCTCCTGTCCTCGTGAATATTAATGAGCGGCAGGCTCACCTGCGGCGGCGGGGGACGCCACTCTCTCGTAGTGGTACGGgttcacacacacgctgtcgTACTTTAGGTCGAAGGCAAACTGACAGAAGGTCACATGTTTCAGCTCGTTCTTATGGAGGTCCGGCCATCGCCACAGACGGGCATAGATCACATGGGGGAAGCCTTTCCTACCCGCCACCTACCCGCAGACacggagagagacagacaggtgagtgataGACAGGCAGGGATCacatggaacacacacacaaacacacttacccacacacactcacacacagacagacattgaggggcagacacacacaggaataaCAACAAATCCTCCTGGAGACCAAACATATGATGTTCTTTGATAAAAACTGAAGGACAGAAGACAACTACAACTCCCAGGATGCATTTTTGTGGTTAGCACGATGAGAAACACCTTCCTgggtggagtctgcatgttctccccgtgacAAAATCGTGCTCGGAGGGTTAGTGGTGACTGTGTGGTGGTTGTGTGTCTCGATATGACTGCAGACCAGTCCAGGGTGGACCCGCCTCTCCTGACGTGGGCCGGGGACCTTCTAAAGATAGTGGTGTAGAACATGATCGACTACCTCAACAGACCGTTGTGTACCTGTATGCGTTGCTGAGACTACGTTGGACGTCCTACCTGCAGCCGCCCGTCCAGCGTCCTCTGGATGGTCACGCATTTGCTCGGGTGGAGGCCGTTGGTGGTGACGGCGGTGATGAGGGAGtccagctcctccctcttctccttcagcttcttcacCAGGCTCTCGATGGCGCGCTTGGCGAAGCCCTCGTTGTCGCCTCCCTGCCGATGGAACATCAGGCTGTGAACGATGCTGAGGCAGGCGTCAGCGCTGCTGGGGGCGGGGCTAAGCACAGACATGGTCACCTGATCAACAAAGACAGCAATGAGGGACATGACATTTGGGGTCCTGTACTACAATAATACTCCTAAACATGACCCTAGCACTATATACACTAATATATGTAATGTATAATGTAACTAATGTAATAGTACAGGGAGTGTATATatcagacagagacacagagagacacagagagcgatggacagacccagagagacagacaaagacAGTGAGACGGACGCATTAACAGAATTCAGACAGACAGGTCGTCTCCGGCTCGACTCACCGGGTTGTGATCTGCTGCATGTGACGAGATGCGCCGCGTGTCTGCGTGTCTTCTGTGGGATCCAGACTGCCTGAGAGacagagtgtgtgagtgtgtgtgtgtgtgtgtgtgtgtgggggggggaccagacAGCCAGACATAACAGGAAGTCAGGCGGCTTCGACGTTCTCTCTTGGattatgtgtatttaaagcATTAGCAATGTCAACAACAAAAGTACAAATATGGCGATAAATACTATcatcatcatatatatatatacatatatataaatactattttcagtgtatatatatgtttgtataAAAGCAGTAAAGAGCAGTATAAATCAATGCATCAGGGTTTGGTTCCCGTTGTCCGAGGTGTTTGAGGCTCTCAGACACATTGAGTCTTAAACGAACCCTTCATTACCCACAGGTCAACTTCACAGTATTCTAAGTAATGTTGGTTCATGTATATTCAAATGTTACTTATAAGCTTCTAAATGTGCAAATTAGTACAAATTAGAtggaaaaacatttataaaataaattaaacgaAAAGAGCTACTTTCTGAATCTGGAAACCGAAAATAAATCACCAGATAAGAAATAATATAATTTaagtacataaataaataattgaagtaAATCTTCTATGCCCATTGACCTTCATTAAACAAGTAACACGAGTATTAAATAGACTGAAGCTGAAAACGTGACCAACGGGGATCTAAACACAAACTATTTGACACCTTTTCCAACATAACTCGGCAGTTGCTGTTACCACTACAACGCACGTGACATCCCGCTAACTAGGTGTTGCCAGACAAGAAACGTGACGTCACGCTAGCTAGCGGTTGTCATATAACGCACATGACGTCACGCCAGCTAGCTGTTGCCAGACAAGAAACGTGACGTCCCGCTAACTAGCATTAGCTGCAGCTGCTCCCAGCTTAGCGCCAGGTGAGTTCTCATCGCCTCGTTGTGGACATTTAAGGTGAGCTTTGTCCCTTGTGCCCGTGAGTTACAGCCATGGATGTATCTAACCGTACGGCTAACCGTAATCTAAGTTTTAATATTTAACGTTAGTTATTGATAGATTGCTGTATGGATTTCGGCGGACTTAATGGAATTAACCAGAGTTTAATTTGGCACCTGTCGAGCTACGCGTCTTTAAAGCTCAAGCTAAggccgctaacgttagctcgaaAGGATGTTGCTAGCAACGAGCGCAActtaatgatgataatgattagtGATTATAAAACACGGCATAGACCAAAGGTTCACACTTCTGGGCTCGTTGAGGTATTTTCTCAAATTCGGCTGTTATTATTCACAATAAACGCACGTTTTACTTGAAGGAGGTCAAAGGGCAGGGCGTAGGCTCGCTCCAGGCTCGCGGGAACTGCTCGTGTTCGTCGCGGGCGGTcagcgcgtgcgtgtgtttatTAGTCCGCGCGTGCAGGTGTTTATTAGTCAGCGCGTGCGGGTCTTTATTAGTGACCCGCGCGGGTCTTTATTAGTCAGCACGTGCTGGTGTTTATTAGTCAGCGTGTGCAGGTGTTTATTAGTCAGCGCGTGCAGGTGTTTATTAGTCAGCGCGTGCAGGTGTTTATTAGTCAGCATGTGCACGTGTTTATTAGTCAGCGTGTGCACGTGTTTATTAAGGATGAGTCGGGGAGACCAGCAGCCGACGGATTCCAAAGCGAGCTCGTTTTTCCCGAGAAGTACGTCCACAGTGTCTCTGGACGAGCGGTGAGTCTGCTGCATCACAACAGAACTTCATGTGTATCTTTCATTCACGGCTTCATTAATTCATTCTTGTGGGTCCAAAAGACAGAACCGGATGAAATAATGGAACCCAGTATTGTGTTGTCTCACTCCCGTCTACCTGTAGCTTCTCTCAGGTGTTGGTAGACCAGCGGAGCCTCTCTAGAGGTGTTACCTTTGACCCTGccatgctgcagcagcaggaggggtGTGTGTCCCCACgtgtggtgctgctggtggagacAGAGAGGTCATGGCCGCTCTGCCTGCCGGTGAGTCACAGAGCTGTAGATGTGGGAGGGGATTCCTCCAGGTGTGCACACCTCCTACCTGGCTAACGCT is drawn from Pungitius pungitius chromosome 11, fPunPun2.1, whole genome shotgun sequence and contains these coding sequences:
- the smad10b gene encoding mothers against decapentaplegic homolog 4 encodes the protein MQQITTRPAPSSADACLSIVHSLMFHRQGGDNEGFAKRAIESLVKKLKEKREELDSLITAVTTNGLHPSKCVTIQRTLDGRLQVAGRKGFPHVIYARLWRWPDLHKNELKHVTFCQFAFDLKYDSVCVNPYHYERVASPAAAGPTSLIKEEFMQDSPPQSDPYSQPRPLSMYPSMPLSPSGSSSMSAVGCGRGRGGVCSDGPGLLQTAPPQNHEGHASPSHPPQLSPHNPTAPPQPDYSGPPKSGKEDTPVHTPVLKYNTATWPGNNSAPYSPTGRKGRSHHQPPLDHHQHAPNSHLWSQHHSSSSYPQAVSNHPGPEFWCSISYFELDVQVGEMFKVQSSCALVTVDGYVDPSGGDRFCLGQLSNVHRTASSHQARLHIGRGVQLECRREGDIWMRCLSDHSLFVQSLYLDREAGRAPGDGVHKIYPGAYIKVFDLRQCHRQMQQQVTAVVGAISGPNGVGGIAPAVSVCSSAGLSVDDLRQLCTVRMSFVKGWGCDYPRQSIKDTPCWLEVHLHQALQLLDQVLHTLLPRDHVV